From a region of the Deinococcus ruber genome:
- a CDS encoding NADPH:quinone oxidoreductase family protein, which yields MQAVVCHAWGTPDTLTVETQPLPQPGKGEVRLRVRAAGVNFPDTLIIQGKYQFKPPLPFTPGSEVAGEVEALGEGVERVQVGDRVIAFLNVGGYATHAVAQAAQLIPMPPELSFEQAAAFVLASGTSYHALVDRAQLQAGETLLVLGASGGVGLAAIQIGKALGARVIAAASRDDKLEICRQNGADETINYASEDLRERVKTLTDGKGPNVIYDPVGGDYAEPAFRSIAWGGRYLVVGFAAGDIPRLPLNLPLLKGASLVGVFWGEFARRDPRGNARNLGTMLEWMKEGRMTLHVSGRYSLEQAGQALRDMEERNVTGKVVIVP from the coding sequence ATGCAGGCCGTCGTCTGTCACGCCTGGGGCACCCCCGACACCCTGACCGTCGAAACCCAGCCGCTGCCCCAGCCCGGCAAGGGCGAAGTGCGCCTGCGCGTGCGGGCCGCAGGCGTCAATTTCCCCGATACGCTCATCATTCAGGGCAAGTACCAGTTCAAACCGCCGCTGCCCTTTACCCCCGGCTCGGAAGTGGCGGGCGAGGTCGAAGCGCTGGGCGAGGGCGTCGAACGCGTCCAGGTGGGCGACCGGGTGATCGCCTTCCTGAATGTGGGCGGCTACGCCACGCACGCCGTCGCACAGGCCGCGCAGCTCATTCCCATGCCGCCCGAGCTGAGCTTCGAGCAGGCCGCTGCCTTCGTGCTGGCGTCGGGCACGTCGTATCACGCGCTGGTCGACCGGGCGCAGCTCCAGGCGGGCGAAACGCTGCTGGTGCTGGGTGCATCGGGCGGGGTGGGCCTCGCGGCGATTCAGATCGGTAAGGCGCTGGGGGCACGGGTGATCGCGGCGGCCAGCCGAGACGACAAGCTGGAAATCTGCCGCCAGAATGGGGCCGACGAGACCATCAACTACGCGTCGGAAGACCTGCGCGAGCGCGTGAAGACCCTGACGGACGGCAAGGGGCCGAATGTTATCTACGACCCGGTGGGCGGCGACTACGCTGAACCCGCTTTCCGCAGCATCGCCTGGGGCGGGCGGTATCTGGTGGTGGGCTTCGCGGCGGGCGACATTCCCAGATTGCCGCTGAATCTGCCGCTGCTGAAGGGGGCCAGTCTGGTCGGCGTGTTCTGGGGCGAATTTGCCCGCCGCGATCCCAGAGGAAATGCCCGCAACCTGGGCACCATGCTGGAGTGGATGAAAGAAGGCCGCATGACGCTGCACGTGTCGGGCCGCTACAGCCTGGAGCAGGCCGGACAGGCGCTGCGCGACATGGAGGAACGCAACGTCACGGGCAAGGTCGTGATCGTTCCGTAA
- the lpdA gene encoding dihydrolipoyl dehydrogenase, with protein MDFDVLVIGAGPGGYHAAIRAAQLGLKVACAEMGAVGGVCLNIGCIPTKALLHAGETIANTRHAADFGLSYGPATLDIAKMNGWKDGIVKKLTGGVAGLFKANKVTHLVGQASFIDANTVKIGDKTYTASSFIIATGSEPATLKGLDVDQVAIVDSTGALNVPDPVPARMLCVGGGVIGFEFAHIYNNLGSKVKVIEFLPNIIPGADADAVKEFGKIMKKQGIEIVTRMKANSAQKQADGVHVELENVETGEKTTEVFDRVLVAVGRRPRTAGLNLEAAGLKATERGFIEVNTRMQTGVPHIYAVGDVAGNPMLAHKAMKEGLVAAEVIAGKPSEQDAVAIPGVVYTSPELAWVGLTEQEAIDKGYKVKTGLFPMSASGRAMTLQSTEGFVKMVVEEGTDLLLGVHIVAAHASDLLGEAGLALEMAATASDVALTIHAHPTLGEAVLEAAESVHKQAIHIVNR; from the coding sequence ATGGACTTCGACGTACTGGTGATTGGAGCTGGCCCCGGCGGGTATCACGCAGCGATCCGGGCGGCGCAACTCGGCCTGAAGGTGGCCTGTGCCGAAATGGGCGCGGTGGGCGGCGTGTGCCTGAATATCGGCTGCATTCCGACCAAGGCGCTGCTGCACGCGGGCGAAACCATCGCCAACACCCGCCACGCGGCCGACTTTGGCCTGAGTTACGGCCCGGCAACTCTGGACATCGCCAAGATGAACGGCTGGAAAGACGGCATCGTCAAGAAGCTGACCGGCGGCGTGGCGGGGCTGTTCAAGGCCAACAAGGTGACGCATCTGGTAGGGCAGGCGAGTTTTATCGACGCCAACACCGTCAAGATCGGTGACAAGACGTATACGGCGTCGAGTTTCATCATCGCCACCGGCTCGGAACCCGCCACCTTAAAGGGCCTGGATGTCGATCAGGTCGCGATTGTAGACAGCACCGGAGCGCTGAACGTGCCCGATCCGGTTCCTGCCCGCATGCTGTGCGTGGGCGGCGGTGTGATCGGCTTCGAGTTCGCGCACATCTATAACAATCTCGGCAGCAAGGTCAAAGTCATCGAGTTTCTGCCGAACATCATTCCCGGGGCCGACGCCGACGCCGTGAAGGAATTCGGCAAGATCATGAAGAAGCAGGGCATCGAGATCGTGACCCGCATGAAGGCCAACAGCGCTCAGAAGCAGGCTGACGGCGTGCATGTCGAGCTGGAAAACGTGGAAACCGGTGAGAAGACGACGGAGGTCTTTGACCGCGTGCTGGTGGCGGTTGGGCGGCGTCCCCGCACGGCGGGGCTGAATCTGGAAGCGGCGGGACTGAAGGCCACCGAGCGCGGCTTTATCGAGGTCAACACCCGCATGCAGACGGGCGTACCTCACATCTACGCGGTGGGCGACGTGGCCGGAAACCCGATGCTGGCCCACAAGGCCATGAAGGAAGGGCTGGTGGCCGCCGAGGTGATCGCGGGCAAGCCCAGCGAGCAGGACGCCGTGGCGATTCCCGGCGTGGTGTATACCAGCCCCGAACTCGCGTGGGTCGGCCTGACCGAGCAGGAAGCGATAGACAAGGGCTATAAGGTCAAAACGGGCCTGTTCCCCATGAGTGCGTCGGGCCGCGCCATGACCTTGCAGAGTACCGAAGGCTTCGTGAAGATGGTCGTGGAGGAGGGCACCGATCTGCTGCTGGGCGTGCATATTGTGGCGGCGCACGCCTCCGATCTGCTGGGCGAGGCAGGGCTGGCGCTGGAAATGGCCGCGACCGCCAGCGACGTGGCCCTCACCATCCACGCGCACCCCACGCTGGGCGAGGCCGTGCTGGAAGCCGCCGAATCGGTCCACAAGCAGGCCATCCACATCGTCAACCGCTGA
- the cutA gene encoding divalent-cation tolerance protein CutA encodes MTLIALITMPEDQARELARTLVRERLAGSVNVLPGTFSVYRWNGDAAEDTEALMIVKTTQERYPALEERVRALHPYQIPEIVALPTARTLPAFAEWLYESVEVEGKS; translated from the coding sequence ATGACCCTTATTGCCCTGATTACCATGCCCGAGGATCAGGCGCGGGAACTGGCCCGGACGCTGGTGCGCGAGCGCCTGGCGGGGAGCGTCAACGTGCTGCCCGGCACCTTTTCGGTGTACCGCTGGAACGGCGACGCCGCCGAAGATACCGAGGCGCTGATGATCGTCAAGACCACGCAGGAACGCTATCCGGCCCTCGAAGAACGGGTACGGGCGCTGCACCCGTACCAGATTCCGGAAATCGTGGCCTTGCCCACCGCCCGCACGCTGCCCGCCTTTGCCGAGTGGCTCTACGAGAGCGTGGAAGTGGAGGGCAAGAGCTGA
- a CDS encoding aminopeptidase codes for MTSSSELSFEQKLRNYADLTVQIGAGVQPGQRVLVQAPVETAPLARLIVDAAYRAGASFADVRWDDDAVILSRFQNAPDGTFETISRWRVDAEMEVAEAGGSVIAIRATNPNLLGGVDAARVSAHQRALATYRRPYSQRVMTNRLNWNLISAPIPEWAGLMFPGMSDEAAVQAQWDAIFAATRADQPDPIAAWHAHLQTLKQRRELLTERQFHALHFLGQGGGTDLTVGLADDHIWGGGSAVTAPADGVPGGITFTANIPTEEVWTAPHRERVDGVVVSTKPLSYNGTLITGIRIRFEGGRIVEASAEQGQATLQQMIDTDEGSHRLGEVALVPNSSPISRSGLFFYNTLYDENAASHIAIGAAYRFNIAGGVEMDSQSFAAKGGNESLTHVDWMIGSAQIDVDGIRKDGTREPVMRAGEFVI; via the coding sequence ATGACGTCTTCATCCGAGCTGAGCTTCGAGCAGAAACTTCGCAACTATGCCGATCTGACAGTGCAGATCGGTGCGGGCGTGCAGCCCGGTCAGCGGGTGCTGGTGCAGGCTCCCGTCGAGACGGCTCCGCTGGCCCGCCTGATCGTCGACGCTGCCTATCGCGCCGGGGCAAGCTTTGCCGATGTGCGCTGGGACGATGACGCGGTGATTCTCAGCCGGTTTCAGAATGCGCCGGACGGCACCTTCGAAACGATCAGCCGCTGGCGCGTGGACGCCGAGATGGAAGTAGCCGAGGCGGGCGGCAGCGTCATCGCCATCCGGGCGACCAATCCCAACCTGCTGGGCGGCGTGGATGCGGCCCGCGTGTCGGCCCATCAGCGGGCACTGGCGACTTACCGCAGGCCCTATTCGCAGCGTGTCATGACCAACCGCTTAAACTGGAACCTCATCAGCGCCCCGATTCCGGAATGGGCAGGGCTGATGTTTCCCGGTATGTCGGATGAAGCGGCGGTGCAGGCCCAGTGGGACGCCATTTTTGCGGCTACCCGCGCCGATCAGCCCGACCCTATCGCCGCGTGGCACGCCCACCTGCAAACGCTGAAGCAGCGCCGTGAACTGCTCACCGAGCGCCAGTTCCATGCTCTGCACTTTCTGGGGCAGGGCGGCGGCACCGATCTGACGGTGGGGCTGGCCGACGATCACATCTGGGGCGGCGGCAGCGCGGTCACGGCTCCGGCAGACGGCGTGCCCGGCGGCATCACCTTTACCGCCAACATCCCCACCGAGGAAGTCTGGACGGCCCCGCACCGCGAGCGGGTCGACGGTGTGGTCGTCAGCACCAAGCCGCTGAGTTACAACGGCACGCTGATTACTGGTATTCGTATCCGCTTCGAGGGTGGGCGCATCGTCGAGGCCAGCGCCGAGCAGGGGCAGGCCACCCTCCAGCAGATGATCGACACCGATGAAGGCTCGCACCGCCTGGGTGAAGTGGCGCTGGTGCCAAACAGCTCGCCTATCAGCCGCAGCGGCCTGTTCTTCTACAACACGCTGTACGACGAAAACGCCGCTTCGCATATCGCCATCGGTGCGGCGTACCGCTTCAATATTGCGGGCGGCGTCGAGATGGATTCGCAGAGTTTTGCGGCCAAGGGCGGCAACGAGTCGCTGACACACGTCGATTGGATGATCGGCAGCGCCCAGATCGACGTGGACGGTATCCGGAAGGACGGCACCCGTGAGCCGGTCATGCGGGCCGGTGAATTCGTGATCTGA